From one Bacteroidota bacterium genomic stretch:
- a CDS encoding helix-turn-helix transcriptional regulator, protein MSQNLGAEIKKILKYRGMTVSEFARRINKSRENIYSIFKRKSLDTELLRNISQVLEHDFMNKNSGRKKETSIFEESRPAYTRIEKEIHFLREEMLHMRKEIQFLRERMNVVERPKKKSGYRK, encoded by the coding sequence ATGAGTCAAAACCTGGGAGCAGAAATAAAAAAAATCTTGAAGTATCGTGGAATGACGGTGAGTGAATTTGCGAGAAGGATCAATAAATCGAGAGAAAATATCTACAGCATTTTCAAACGCAAAAGTTTAGATACGGAACTGTTAAGAAATATTTCACAGGTGCTTGAACACGATTTCATGAATAAAAATTCCGGCAGGAAAAAAGAAACTTCCATCTTTGAAGAATCACGGCCGGCCTATACGAGGATTGAAAAAGAAATTCATTTTTTACGGGAAGAAATGCTTCACATGAGAAAAGAGATCCAGTTCCTCCGTGAGCGGATGAATGTGGTGGAGCGTCCGAAAAAGAAAAGCGGGTACAGGAAATAA